The genomic window GATTTTATAAAGTTGACATAagttatttgtttccttttggATATCTGTTTTGTGCATACTATATCTATGGCTCTTGAGTTTGAACCCGAAACATTTAGTTTACCATCTCCTTCCCATGTCTCAGATTTGGATTTGTGGCTTTTCTTTAGACAATTAAGATTGCCTTTTTGTGGCTTTTTAATAATCTTAAATAGAATGTACAAAGAGATGGAGTTGTAACTCCTACAAACCAGGAATGGGAAAGTGGCAAAGCTGGCTCCTTAATTTAACACAAGGAAAGGAAGACCATGTCTTTCGTTATTGACTCAACTGAAACAAAGACTCTATCAATTCAAATACTTTCGGTTACGGACAACGCCATCACCAACTGGTACACAGATTTTTCAATCAATTTCATGGACATAACATAAATTCGCGAAGAGTGAAGATTGGTGTTTATTCATAAACTAgtgtttttgaaattcttaCCGTTGCCACAGGCACCATAAACGCCACAAAGCTCTGGCAGATCAAGAAGTTTTTGGGAAACAACGATACCGAAGCTAGGGCCTCCATTGTTGATGAATTGACAAAAGCAGTCAACATATGTCTTGCCTACTGTATACACCTCAGAACAACACGCGAAACTAGGAGTATGGATACGATTATCAGTTAGGTAGGGGAAACAATTCAACTGCATCTGCCCTGTCTCTTTCAAGCACTCGTCCTCGTCCGACTGAGCAGAGACGCTTGTAGAAGACATCACAACCACGAAAACTGTAAGCAACACTAAAACCACTCCTATCTTCATGTTTCCTTGATGAAATACGTGGTTGGAGAAgaatcttttgagttttgttatgATCTTTTCAGATTCGTTTGGTTTTTCAGAGTCTTGCTAGCTAATTggtactatatataatataatactgtgtgttttgtgttcaattttgttttataatatgaaCAATTAGCTGTTATTTTTCCTTGACTTAACCAACAGCCAACTTGTAGccattattaaataataatttaaatacaaTACAGTTCGTAttactataatttttaatgtcaattttgtttggttttggctaCAAAGTGGACATCATCTTAACCACGTCTtgtaatacattttttatattcatCAGCATCATTCTATATAACAATACAATATGTTTCGCAATGTTATTTTGTATGttatttggtttgattaaGGAACATGAGATGATTATTGTATAATATAAcgtgttttgtattatttatttttttgtttgacaaaatgAATGCTGCTGATGAATAAAAAAACGTATTATCATCTCCTCATGTTCGTTTATGCCTGATTGTTTTGTCATGTCCGAGAgcctatttttaattttggctATTACTTTTGATCCGCTATTCCGTTTGATCCGAAATCACCACCGTTGGAACAGCCAATTCAATTTCCTATGACTTTGATGAAGGGCTCGAAAACAATATCACAAAGGAAAGTCTTCATATGACGTGATCTTTCAAGTACTTCATATTGATTATGGATAATATCATATCATCTCTCTTGTTCTTTCCTTCATATTCCGTCATTGTTTGGTCTTTTAAGAACCAAATATCCTCTAAAACCTCTCTTCTTTATGGTTCTCACTCCAACACCTAAAATGGATGAACTCAATGCAAAGGCTATCTTGAAGAAGTCTAAATGGTGTGTTAATGCATCAAGATAATGAAAACAAGGGgataaaatcattaaaaacaTTCATTGCATACATTCCTTGAaagtttttattcttcttataTCTAACTTCAAGAGCTTATCTCACATTAGGTCTTTATGTTTCATAACGATAgattgtttgctttgtttcctTTTGGATATCGTTTTGTAGTACTATCTCCGGCTCTTGAGTTTGAACCCAAAACATTTCGATTACTACCTTCTCAAATTGTGTTATGGAAGTTAATGATTATTGTAAACGGTAAAAAGATCTCCGTTGGTACAAAGAAATATCACTTTAGGGAGTAAGAAATCATACAGCATAAATTACATCGCACAAAATAGAGAGTAACTTTTCTTTGGGCAATTAAAATTGCctctttttggctttttcaCTATCTTGAATAGAATGTACAAAGAGAGGGAGTTGTAACTCCTATAAACCAGGAATGAGAAAGTTAAAAAGCTGGCTCCTTAACCCAATGAAGACACACATTATTGACACAACTGAAACAAAGACTCGTTCAACAcaataaacacaaacaacGATTACATCAGTTCAAATACTTTCGGTTTGTGACACACGCTAGGTTTGATGTCCTCCTAACCAGTTCTCCATCTCATGCAACTCCATCACCCtactattatatttttcaatccATCTCCTGTAACATAAATTCACTATATACATAAAGACTACATACTATAGGATTGGTGTTTCTTCATAAATTGATGTTAAGAAATTCTTACCTTCGTTACACACACTAGCAAGATAAGGGTCAACGCCACAGATCTCTGGCAGTCGACGAGCTTGTATGAAGTTAGCATTGATATCGAGAATAGAGCCTCCACTGTTCAAGTATTGACAAAAACAGTCAACAGAAGTCTTGGATATGTCCAGCAACGAAGGACAACAATCCGAATCATCAGGCAAGGAAGGATAGGAAGAAGTCAGGTAGC from Arabidopsis thaliana chromosome 3, partial sequence includes these protein-coding regions:
- a CDS encoding Bifunctional inhibitor/lipid-transfer protein/seed storage 2S albumin superfamily protein (Bifunctional inhibitor/lipid-transfer protein/seed storage 2S albumin superfamily protein; FUNCTIONS IN: lipid binding; INVOLVED IN: lipid transport; LOCATED IN: endomembrane system; EXPRESSED IN: root, pollen tube; CONTAINS InterPro DOMAIN/s: Bifunctional inhibitor/plant lipid transfer protein/seed storage (InterPro:IPR016140), Plant lipid transfer protein/seed storage/trypsin-alpha amylase inhibitor (InterPro:IPR003612); BEST Arabidopsis thaliana protein match is: Bifunctional inhibitor/lipid-transfer protein/seed storage 2S albumin superfamily protein (TAIR:AT3G22580.1); Has 80 Blast hits to 80 proteins in 13 species: Archae - 0; Bacteria - 0; Metazoa - 0; Fungi - 0; Plants - 80; Viruses - 0; Other Eukaryotes - 0 (source: NCBI BLink).) → MKIGVVLVLLTVFVVVMSSTSVSAQSDEDECLKETGQMQLNCFPYLTDNRIHTPSFACCSEVYTVGKTYVDCFCQFINNGGPSFGIVVSQKLLDLPELCGVYGACGNEWRF
- a CDS encoding Bifunctional inhibitor/lipid-transfer protein/seed storage 2S albumin superfamily protein, which produces MKIGVVLVLLTVFVVVMSSTSVSAQSDEDECLKETGQMQLNCFPYLTDNRIHTPSFACCSEVYTVGKTYVDCFCQFINNGGPSFGIVVSQKLLDLPELCGVYGACGNGN
- a CDS encoding Bifunctional inhibitor/lipid-transfer protein/seed storage 2S albumin superfamily protein (Bifunctional inhibitor/lipid-transfer protein/seed storage 2S albumin superfamily protein; FUNCTIONS IN: lipid binding; INVOLVED IN: lipid transport; LOCATED IN: endomembrane system; CONTAINS InterPro DOMAIN/s: Bifunctional inhibitor/plant lipid transfer protein/seed storage (InterPro:IPR016140), Plant lipid transfer protein/seed storage/trypsin-alpha amylase inhibitor (InterPro:IPR003612); BEST Arabidopsis thaliana protein match is: Bifunctional inhibitor/lipid-transfer protein/seed storage 2S albumin superfamily protein (TAIR:AT3G22600.1); Has 209 Blast hits to 209 proteins in 20 species: Archae - 0; Bacteria - 0; Metazoa - 0; Fungi - 0; Plants - 209; Viruses - 0; Other Eukaryotes - 0 (source: NCBI BLink).), with translation MKMGMVFVFVLLTVFMAVMSSTRVSAQSNCKNELKKSLKPCFSYLTSSYPSLPDDSDCCPSLLDISKTSVDCFCQYLNSGGSILDINANFIQARRLPEICGVDPYLASVCNEGKNFLTSIYEETPIL